A genomic stretch from Limanda limanda chromosome 11, fLimLim1.1, whole genome shotgun sequence includes:
- the rims2a gene encoding regulating synaptic membrane exocytosis protein 4 isoform X5, translated as MGRQGHDSSAPAPGMRIQRSQSKMSLSASFEALAVYFPCMNSFDEEDGEAGGKKLRSTIQRSTETGLAVEMRSRMTRQASRESTDGSMNSYSSEGNLIFPGVRLSSEAQFSDFLDGLGPAQLVGRQTLATPPMGDIQIGMVDKKGALEVEVIRARGLVGKQGSKSLPAPYVKVYLLENGVCIAKKKTKVARKTLDPLYQQPLPFEESPGGKVLQVIVWGDYGRMDHKSFMGAVQILLDELDLSNMVIGWFKLFPPSSLVDPTLAPLTRRASQSSLDSFSRS; from the exons ATGGGCAGGCAGGGGCATGATTCCTCTGCTCCGGCTCCAGGGATGCGCATCCAACGCTCCCAGAGCAAGATGAGCCTGTCAGCATCGTTTGAAGCGCTGGCTGTCTATTTCCCCTGCATGAACTCCTTCGATGAGGAGGACGGAG AAGCAGGAGGTAAGAAGTTGCGCAGCACTATCCAGAGGAGTACAGAGACGGGCCTGGCGGTGGAGATGAGGAGCAGAATGACTCGGCAGGCCAGCCGGGAGTCCACTGACGGCAGCATGAACAGCTACAGCTCCGAGGGAAA TCTCATCTTCCCTGGTGTGCGGCTCTCCTCAGAAGCCCAGTTCAGTGACTTCCTTGATGGTCTGGGTCCGGCCCAGCTGGTTGGACGTCAAACATTGGCCACTCCACCTATGG GTGACATCCAGATCGGCATGGTGGATAAGAAAGGAGCACTGGAGGTGGAGGTCATCAGAGCCCGTGGCCTTGTGGGAAAACAAGGTTCCAAGTCACTGCCAG cacCGTATGTAAAGGTCTACCTTTTGGAAAACGGAGTCTGCATagccaaaaagaaaacaaaagtagCAAGAAAAACCTTGGATCCTCTTTACCAGCAGCCACTGCCGTTTGAGGAGAGTCCGGGAGGGAAGGTTTTACAG GTCATCGTATGGGGGGACTATGGACGTATGGACCATAAATCATTCATGGGAGCAGTTCAGATACTGTTAGATGAGCTGGACCTGTCCAACATGGTGATTGGCTGGTTCAAgctctttcctccttcctcactGGTGGACCCTACTCTGGCCCCACTGACAAGAAGAGCTTCCCAATCCTCACTGGACAGTTTCTCTCGATCATAG
- the LOC133013473 gene encoding dendritic cell-specific transmembrane protein, which yields MLLSWVTIKQSLADFGFLVVDVFTAGKRESFQRTFILFLTCSSSSLLLGTLLFLYLLYTLDYDTAVAGGIAGCFGALLTGALFLSKRVRCLGTLFVISIFMKKSRSLLLTAGTSLVVLKNIRNTLENLTGLLRSMICNLKAKKSAITAPFSNYVNMLKWIGNMLKGITDLGVVNFDSKLKVSPRLESEKFSEKLRTAEQKLNETVKFAQSLVKTVSSVTDRMFPAISFLVLMMFIALHIRKYRSDMKYQNRYIGGRFVRFDEKQKAEGKPHLLPLTPEEGKLYTAILSARPTARERKAVLKFGASIVFHFVTWVIFITVDALLYCFVDIITTKLSELEPFNVPLLMRIKGIATLIGIPLSEESHQKDFSFSVTLFEKKCLPKPKLLLYNSICPLAVILLVLLIMALVASKVTQLRLMVCERFFSTAAEERVAYLHAKILLKRLKRRKDKNNSKLRSLILKPRFWCPLLFRPKQNPQSVV from the exons ATGCTTCTCTCATGGGTAACAATAAAACAGAGTCTTGCAGATTTTGGATTTCTGGTCGTGGATGTTTTCACAGCTGGTAAAAGGGAGAGCTTTCAAAGAACTTTCATCCTCTTCctgacctgcagctcctccagcctgCTGCTCGGCACCCTGCTCTTCCTCTACCTGCTCTACACCCTGGACTATGACACAGCAGTGGCTGGAGGGATTGCGGGCTGCTTTGGAGCATTGCTTACCGGCGCTCTCTTCTTGTCAAAAAGAGTAAGATGCTTAGGGACTCTCTTTGTTATCTCTATTTTCATGAAGAAGAGTCGAAGCTTGCTGCTAACTGCCGGGACCAGTTTGGTAGTTCTCAAAAACATCCGCAACACCTTGGAAAACCTCACAGGCCTCCTCAGGAGCATGATTTGCAACCTCAAGGCAAAGAAGTCGGCCATCACAGCCCCTTTCAGTAACTATGTCAATATGTTGAAGTGGATAGGAAACATGCTGAAAGGGATAACAGACCTGGGAGTAGTGAACTTTGACTCCAAGCTGAAGGTTTCACCCAGACTGGAATCAGAAAAATTCAGTGAGAAACTCAGAACAGCGGAGCAGAAGCTGAATGAGACCGTGAAATTTGCACAGTCCCTGGTGAAAACAGTGTCCTCTGTGACCGACAGGATGTTTCCTGCCATCAGCTTCCTCGTGCTCATGATGTTCATAGCCTTGCACATAAGAAAATACCGCAGTGACATGAAATATCAAAACAGGTATATTGGCGGCAGATTTGTCCGTTTTGACGAGAAGCAGAAGGCAGAAGGAAagccccacctcctccccctcacacCAGAGGAGGGGAAGCTGTACACAGCTATCCTCTCCGCCCGTCCCACCGCCAGGGAGAGGAAAGCTGTTCTCAAGTTTGGTGCTTCAATTGTTTTCCATTTTGTGACTTGGGTCATATTTATAACTGTGGATGCTTTATTGTACTGCTTTGTGGATATTATAACGACAAAGTTATCAGAGCTGGAACCCTTCAATGTCCCCCTGTTGATGAGAATCAAA GGGATTGCGACTTTAATTGGTATACCCCTTAGTGAGGAGAGTCATCAAAAAGACTTTTCCTTCTCCGTGACCTTGTTCGAGAAGAAGTGCCTTCCTAAACCCAAGCTGCTGCTCTATAACTCCATATGTCCACTGGCTGTCATTCTGCTCGTCCTGCTCATTATGGCCCTGGTGGCTTCCAAAGTGACCCAGCTCAGGCTGATGGTCTGTGAGCGATTCTTCTCTACCGCTGCGGAGGAGAGAGTGGCGTACCTGCACGCCAAGATCCTGTTGAAGAGATTGAAAAGGAGGAAGGATAAAAACAACTCTAAGCTCAGATCACTAATTCTAAAG CCTCGTTTCTGGTGCCCGCTGCTCTTCCGACCCAAACAGAATCCACAAAGTGTCGTGTGA
- the dpys gene encoding dihydropyrimidinase: MEPSGILIKGGNVVNEECSAICDVYIENGKIVEVGLNLQIPAGVRVIDATDKLVIPGGIDTHTHMELAFMGTKAVDDFYIGTKAALAGGTTMIVDFVIPHKGKSLLEAYDCWRQTADPKVCCDYSLHVAVTWWSDEVKKEMETLAKEKGVNSFKMFMAYKDVFMLDDAELYAAFSQCKEIGAIAQVHAENGDLIAEGAKKMLALGITGPEGHELCRPEEVEAEATQRAITIAHAVNCPLYVVHVMSKSAAKVVSNARRDGRVVFGEPIAAGLGTDGTNYWNKEWSHAAGFVMGPPLRPDPSTPGYLMDLLANDDLSVTGTDNCTFSVCQKALGKDDFTKIPNGVNGVEDRMSVIWEKGVHSGKMDENRFVAVTSTNAAKIFNFYPQKGRIAKNSDADVVIWDPKLTRIISAKTHHQAVDYNIFEGMECHGVPVVTISGGKVVYEEGQLKVSPGHGRFIHRKPFSEFVYKRIKQREQVGKPAAVIRKPYEGKVISL; this comes from the exons ATGGAGCCCAGCGGGATCCTGATCAAAGGAGGCAACGTGGTGAACGAGGAGTGTTCCGCCATCTGCGACGTCTACATAGAAAATGGGAAAATAGTCGAAGTTGGACTGAACCTCCAGATCCCAGCGGGGGTGCGAGTCATCGATGCCACCGATAAACTGGTGATCCCGGGCGGCAtcgacacgcacacgcacatggAGCTGGCGTTCATGGGCACTAAGGCAGTGGATGACTTCTATATTGGGACTAAG GCTGCTCTTGCAGGAGGGACCACAATGATCGTGGACTTTGTCATCCCCCACAAGGGCAAGTCTCTGCTGGAGGCCTACGACTGCTGGCGGCAGACAGCTGACCCCAAAGTGTGCTGTGACTATTCACTGCATGTCGCTGTCACATGGTGGAGTGACGAG GTCAAGAAAGAAATGGAGACTCTGGCCAAAGAGAAAGGAGTGAACTCCTTCAAGATGTTTATGGCCTATAAAGACGTGTTCATGCTGGATGACGCCGAGCTTTACGCTGCCTTCTCTCAGTGTAAGGAGATTGGAGCTATAGCTCAGGTTCATGCTGAGAATGGAGATCTGATCGCAGAG GGGGCTAAGAAGATGCTGGCCCTGGGCATTACGGGGCCCGAGGGCCATGAGCTGTGTCggccagaggaggtggaggctgagGCCACCCAGAGAGCCATCACCATAGCTCACGCTGTCAACTGCCCGCTCTATGTGGTCCATGTCATGAGCAAATCTGCTGCCAAGGTGGTGTCTAATGCACGCAGAGATG GTCGTGTGGTGTTCGGGGAGCCCATTGCAGCTGGGCTGGGTACAGATGGCACCAACTACTGGAACAAGGAGTGGTCCCATGCTGCTGGCTTTGTCATGGGTCCTCCACTAAGACCTGACCCCAGCACTCCTGGGTACCTCATGGACCTGCTGGCCAA TGATGATCTCAGTGTGACGGGAACAGACAACTGCACCTTCTCCGTGTGCCAGAAGGCCCTGGGAAAAGACGACTTCACCAAGATCCCTAACGGCGTGAATGGTGTGGAGGACAGGATGTCTGTCATCTGGGAGAAAGGAGTG CATAGCGGCAAAATGGACGAGAATCGATTTGTTGCTGTCACCAGCACCAATGCAGCAAAAATCTTCAACTTCTACCCGCAGAAAGGCCGTATCGCCAAGAACTCAGATGCTGATGTGGTTATATGGGACCCTAAGCTGACAAG GATAATCTCAGCCAAGACCCACCACCAGGCCGTGGACTACAACATCTTCGAGGGCATGGAGTGTCACGGTGTCCCCGTCGTCACCATCTCTGGAGGGAAAGTGGTCTATGAGGAGGGGCAGCTGAAGGTGTCACCAGGACACGGCAGGTTCATCCACAGGAAACCCTTCTCCGAGTTTGTTTACAAAAGAATCAAGCAAAGAGAGCAG GTCGGGAAACCTGCAGCTGTGATCAGAAAACCCTATGAAGGCAAAGTAATTTCTCTATGA